A single genomic interval of Juglans regia cultivar Chandler chromosome 1, Walnut 2.0, whole genome shotgun sequence harbors:
- the LOC109012644 gene encoding fasciclin-like arabinogalactan protein 7 produces the protein MKNMEFPTIFIAIVLLLCSSSTYAQTAKSPSISPTPAPAPTPENVNLTELLTVAGPFHTFLDYLESTKVIDTFQNQANNTEEGITIFVPKDSAFSSLKKSSLSNLTQDQLKSIILFHGLAHYYSLADFKNLSESSPVSTFAGGQYTLNFTDVSGTVHISSGWTNTKVSSSVHSTDPVAIYQVDKVLLPEAIFGTDIPPTPAPAPSPDISPAADTPSEGTADGKSSPTSSPGKSSSYRVISWGIWSHLVLALSGVLVLFL, from the coding sequence atgaaaaacatggaATTTCCCACGATTTTTATCGCCATAGTGCTTCTTCTGTGTTCTTCATCGACATATGCTCAAACTGCTAAATCTCCCTCAATTAGCCCAACTCCAGCACCAGCACCAACACCAGAAAATGTAAACCTCACAGAGTTACTCACTGTGGCTGGTCCATTCCACACCTTCCTCGACTACCTTGAGTCCACCAAAGTCATAGACACCTTCCAGAACCAAGCAAACAACACTGAGGAAGGAATTACCATCTTTGTACCAAAAGATAGTGCCTTCTCATCTCTTAAGAAATCTTCTCTGTCCAATCTCACTCAAGACCAGCTCAAGTCAATCATTCTCTTCCATGGCTTGGCACATTACTACAGCCTTGCTGACTTCAAGAACCTTAGCGAATCAAGCCCTGTATCTACCTTTGCCGGTGGGCAATACACTTTGAACTTCACTGATGTATCTGGGACAGTGCACATTAGTTCAGGATGGACAAACACCAAGGTGAGCAGCAGTGTGCACTCCACCGATCCTGTTGCAATCTATCAAGTCGATAAGGTCCTTCTTCCTGAGGCAATATTTGGCACGGATATACCTCCAACCCCGGCTCCAGCACCATCTCCAGACATTTCCCCGGCTGCAGATACTCCGTCTGAAGGGACTGCTGATGGCAAGTCATCTCCAACATCTTCACCAGGGAAATCTTCTTCTTACAGGGTGATCAGCTGGGGAATTTGGAGCCACTTGGTTTTGGCACTTTCAGGTGTGCTGGTCTTGTTCTTGTGA
- the LOC109012645 gene encoding growth hormone-regulated TBC protein 1-like, translating into MYGTQSKRDLALELRSQIPILRPSIHARRANLTVKFQDLYGFTVEGNVDDVNVLNEVREKVRRQGRVWWALEASKGANWYLQPSISENQSLKASLKLSALANAVTLKRLIRKGIPPVLRPKVWFSLSGAAKKKSTVPESYYNDLTKAVEGKVTPATRQIDHDLPRTFPGHPWLDTPEGHAALRRVLVGYSFRDSDVGYCQGLNYVAALLLLVMKTEEDAFWMLAVLLENVLVNDCYTTNLSGCHVEQRVFKDLLSKQCPRIAAHLEALDFDVSLVATEWFLCLFSKSLPSETTLRVWDVLFYEGAKVLFHVALAMFKMKEEELLLTHHVGDVINILQRTTHHLFDPDELLTVAFDKIGSMTTNTIFKQRKKQEPAVMAELDQRLRRLNSIKLDDK; encoded by the exons ATGTATGGAACTCAAAGTAAGAGAGACCTTGCCTTAGAACTTCGATCCCAAATACCAATCTTGAGGCCCAGCATCCATGCCAGGAGGGCGAACCTCACTGTAAAGTTTCAAGATCTTTATGGTTTCACAGTAGAAGGGAATGTGGACGATGTCAATGTGTTGAATGAGGTGAGGGAGAAGGTGAGACGCCAGGGCAGGGTTTGGTGGGCATTGGAGGCCAGCAAAGGAGCCAATTGGTACTTGCAGCCTTCTATCTCCGAGAACCAATCCCTCAAGGCTTCGCTTAAGTTATCAGCTTTGGCAAACGCCGTAACTTTAAAGAGGCTCATTAGGAAGGGAATTCCGCCGGTTCTCAGGCCCAAAGTGTGGTTTTCACTTTCCGGGGCAGCGAAGAAGAAATCCACGGTGCCGGAGAGCTATTACAATGACTTGACCAAGGCGGTCGAGGGGAAGGTCACCCCTGCCACGAGGCAGATTGATCAT GACCTACCGCGAACTTTCCCCGGTCACCCCTGGTTGGACACTCCAGAGGGTCATGCTGCTCTCCGACGTGTTCTTGTAGGATATTCTTTCCGTGATTCTGATGTTGGTTACTGTCAG GGCTTAAATTATGTCGCAGCATTACTGTTGCTTGTGATGAAAACGGAAGAAGATGCATTTTGGATGCTGGCTGTCCTCTTGGAAAATGTACTAGTTAATGACTGCTATACAACCAACTTGTCAGGATGCCATGTcgaacaaagagtatttaaagatTTACTTTCTAAACAGTGCCCAAG GATAGCCGCTCATTTAGAAGCATTGGATTTTGATGTCTCGCTTGTTGCCACTGAGTGGTTCCTATGCCTTTTTTCTAAGAGCTTGCCATCAGAG ACGACTCTGCGGGTATGGGATGTCCTTTTCTATGAGGGGGCAAAGGTTCTGTTTCATGTGGCTTTGGCAATGTTTAAG ATGAAAGAGGAGGAGTTGCTTCTAACTCATCATGTTGGTGATGTAATTAACATATTGCAGAGAACCACTCATCACCTTTTTGATCCTGATGAATTACTAACG GTGGCATTTGATAAGATCGGTTCTATGACAACCAACACTATTTTTaagcaaaggaaaaaacaagaacCAGCAGTAATGGCAGAGCTTGATCAAAGATTAAGACGGCTAAATTCCATCAAATtggatgataaataa